One window of Athalia rosae chromosome 2, iyAthRosa1.1, whole genome shotgun sequence genomic DNA carries:
- the LOC105692343 gene encoding ATP synthase subunit g, mitochondrial: MAAQLPAKAASLLKVGVALAKPKLAVFQQYAMVELTPPKFSDIPAIRAGIKNILSSAKNGSYRNLTVREAWLNTLVTVEVLCWFYVGEVIGKRHIVGYDV; encoded by the exons ATGGCAGCACAACTTCCAGCAAAGGCTGCTTCTCTCCTAAAAG TTGGTGTTGCCTTGGCAAAACCTAAGCTGGCGGTTTTCCAGCAATATGCGATGGTTGAATTGACTCCACCCAAATTTTCTGATATTCCTGCCATTCGCGCCGGCATCAAGAACATCTTGAGTAGTGCCAAGAATGGCAGCTACCGCAACCTCACTGTTCGGGAAGCATGGTTAAACACCCTTGTCACTGTCGAAGTCCTTTGCTGGTTCTACGTTGGTGAAGTCATTGGAAAACGACACATTGTTGGTTACGACGTGTAA
- the LOC105692341 gene encoding uncharacterized protein LOC105692341 isoform X3 produces the protein MQCPFPSQILCFKKVNDTHTSSELSPGFLQYGKLVDGTKEVIGLKAKVRNRTENSTLFLLANPFIKVKKDCPAYISKCEDFREYHLAYDITVGADENERYIFAKIFTGCYYFVLRTKSGKIRSSAPYFQNTSYHFYDTRLRIFLGEDYMPDNIIEEPKLTNFIHVPNTCFRLRAKLFMLDRLERANVNPTDEIEEGRISATQDCTLISTGSNNCTISPLTTNVRFEASTEVDENGDGWEAVITWTHLKRGGAYYCVKFTQYNDTCDMKYADLMTWVPSDNIITCNLVHHNESNNHNGNGPDADWGTDWKLIQNVFLVLVGLAVIATLIYWMWKYRELIFSDRVLSNFNLGVDHIEPEDYRLPYDKKESNQILLIYAKESEPFMKTMKIFKNRLQQGCGCHVHDLYSVDEFDEIAKLGGSGWVEDRLRDGCKVVWVDTPKFRSQSNRNKMSKEDQTKYPEEDDFRAAIIPYAITIATSLFQNATTQYRRHFVVRMTGFEVEDGPNDPLLTVSPYTRYWIPVHFSLLCHDLISQRS, from the exons ATGCAGTGCCCCTTCCCGAGCCAGATTTTATGCTTCAAAAAG GTAAATGACACCCATACCAGTTCAGAACTGTCACCTGGTTTTCTCCAATACGGAAAATTAGTTGATGGAACAAAGGAGGTCATTG GGCTCAAAGCAAAGGTACGGAATAGAACAGAGAATTCGACACTCTTTCTTCTTGCCAACCCATTtatcaaagtaaaaaaagattgCCCTGCGTATATCAGCAAATGTGAGGATTTCAGAGAATATCATCTGGCCTACGACATAACAGTG GGTGCCGATGAAAACGAGCGATACATCTTTGCCAAAATATTTACCGGCTGTTACTATTTTGTACTTAGAACTAAAAGTGGTAAAATTCGAAGTTCTGCACCCTACTTTCAAAATACAAGCTATCACTTCTACGATACAAggttgagaatatttttggGAGAGGACTACATGCCTGACAATATAATCGA GGAACCAAAACTGACGAATTTCATCCATGTACCAAATACGTGTTTCCGGCTACGAGCAAAATTATTTATGCTTGACCGACTTGAAAGAGCAAATGTAAATCCAAccgatgaaattgaagaaggCAGAATTTCTGCAACTCAAGATTGCACATTGATATCG ACTGGCTCCAATAATTGTACCATTTCACCTTTGACTACAAACGTCAGATTTGAAGCC AGTACCGAAGTCGATGAAAATGGCGATGGTTGGGAAGCTGTAATTACGTGGACACATTTGAAAAGAGGTGGTGCCTATTATTGTGTCAAGTTCACACAGTACAATGATACCTGTGACATGAAATATGCTGATTTGATGACATGGGTACCATCTGACAATATCATAACGTGCAATCTTg TTCATCATAACGAGTCGAACAATCACAATGGTAATGGGCCAGATGCCGATTGGGGGACGGATTGGAAGCTTATTCAGAACGTGTTTTTGGTATTAGTTGGTCTGGCTGTGATAGCAACATTGATCTATTGGATGTGGAAATATCGGGagctcattttctcagatcgAGTTCTATCGAATTTCAACCTTGGTGTGGATCATATCGAACCGGAAGACTACAGGCTACcatatgataaaaaagaatctaATCAAATTTTGTTAATCTATGCAAAGGAATCAGAGCCATTcatgaaaacaatgaaaattttcaaaaaccgttTGCAACAGGGATGTGGCTGCCAT GTTCACGACTTGTATTCGGTGGACGAATTTGATGAGATTGCAAAACTTGGCGGATCTGGATGGGTTGAAGATAGATTGAGAGATGGCTGCAAAGTGGTTTGGGTTGACACCCCGAAATTTAGATCCCAATCAAATAGGAACAAGATGAGTAAAGAAGACCAAACAAAGTATCCTGAGGAGGATGACTTTCGTGCTGCTATAATACCATATGCAATTACTATAGCAACGAGTCTTTTTCAAAATGCTACCACTCAATATCGCCGCCACTTTGTTGTTCG AATGACAGGCTTCGAAGTTGAAGATGGGCCCAATGATCCACTTTTAACGGTTTCACCGTACACTCGCTACTGGATACCTGTGCATTTTAGTCTACTGTGTCATGATTT aatCAGTCAAAGAAGTTAA
- the LOC105692342 gene encoding tubulin-specific chaperone C — translation MDSTSLIEGSLPDRITKRDRERKNVIEKRREERQQLAVESEQASYFKDAFYATCKTIKDLLDNACTASPTVLPSIFDKANKEIQTLKNFLSQSKMFLKVYDIRRAQENLQLLEIEADELELKLLPKKKFGFKNRRVLKKPSEKCHDVTDGLKDLKISDSIVNSTSHQNNKLSSKYGDSALMIMGKTDEKIILDTENVNKNDVLLSDLTGCMIRIYGAPSTLHMVNLRNCTVLVGPVSSSVFAERCNACSLAFACQQLRLHTSINCDVYCHVTSRAIIEDCFKIRFAPYNWCYDDLSIHFQLAGLDQKINNWHLVDDFNWLSNEKHSPNWSILDPELRVKSWD, via the coding sequence ATGGACTCGACATCACTGATTGAGGGTAGCCTACCCGATCGCATCACCAAGCGAGATCGTGAGCGCAAGAATGtgattgaaaaacgaagagaagaaagacaGCAGCTTGCCGTAGAATCTGAACAGGCTAGTTATTTTAAAGATGCTTTTTACGCGACGTGCAAGACAATTAAAGATTTACTCGACAACGCATGTACCGCCTCACCTACCGTACTTCCTAGTATTTTTGACAAAGCAAACAAAGAGATACAAACTCTGAAGAACTTTCTTTCCCAGTCCAAAatgtttttgaaagtttacgACATTAGAAGAGCACAAGAAAATTTGCAATTACTTGAAATCGAAGCTGACGAACTAGAGCTCAAACTATTGCCAAAGAAGAAAttcggttttaaaaatcgtCGTGTTTTGAAAAAACCCTCTGAAAAATGTCACGACGTCACAGATGGCCTAAAAGACCTGAAAATATCAGACAGCATTGTCAACAGTACGTCACACCAAAATAATAAACTTTCAAGCAAGTATGGCGACAGTGCTCTCATGATAATGggaaaaactgacgaaaaaattattcttgatacggaaaatgtgaataaaaatgatgtacTACTCTCTGATTTGACGGGTTGTATGATCCGGATTTATGGAGCACCAAGTACGCTGCATATGGTCAATCTCCGAAATTGCACAGTTTTAGTAGGCCCAGTTTCTTCGTCTGTATTTGCTGAAAGATGTAACGCCTGTTCCCTTGCTTTTGCTTGCCAGCAACTTAGATTGCATACCTCTATAAATTGTGACGTTTACTGTCACGTGACAAGCAGAGCCATCATAGAAGACTGTTTCAAAATACGTTTCGCACCCTACAACTGGTGTTACGATGATCTCTCGATCCATTTTCAATTGGCTGGACTAGACCAGAAAATCAACAATTGGCATTTGGTGGACGATTTTAATTGGTTATCTAACGAAAAACACTCGCCGAATTGGTCGATCTTGGACCCTGAATTGAGAGTTAAATCTTGGGATTAA
- the LOC105692341 gene encoding uncharacterized protein LOC105692341 isoform X2 yields the protein MCLFKKSITVICMCYTIVCVAGFICEEVNDTHTSSELSPGFLQYGKLVDGTKEVIGLKAKVRNRTENSTLFLLANPFIKVKKDCPAYISKCEDFREYHLAYDITVGADENERYIFAKIFTGCYYFVLRTKSGKIRSSAPYFQNTSYHFYDTRLRIFLGEDYMPDNIIEEPKLTNFIHVPNTCFRLRAKLFMLDRLERANVNPTDEIEEGRISATQDCTLISTGSNNCTISPLTTNVRFEASTEVDENGDGWEAVITWTHLKRGGAYYCVKFTQYNDTCDMKYADLMTWVPSDNIITCNLVHHNESNNHNGNGPDADWGTDWKLIQNVFLVLVGLAVIATLIYWMWKYRELIFSDRVLSNFNLGVDHIEPEDYRLPYDKKESNQILLIYAKESEPFMKTMKIFKNRLQQGCGCHVHDLYSVDEFDEIAKLGGSGWVEDRLRDGCKVVWVDTPKFRSQSNRNKMSKEDQTKYPEEDDFRAAIIPYAITIATSLFQNATTQYRRHFVVRMTGFEVEDGPNDPLLTVSPYTRYWIPVHFSLLCHDLISQRS from the exons ATGTGTTTGTTCAAAAAAAGTATAACTGTCATATGCATGTGCTACACGATTGTTTGTGTAGCAGGTTTTATCTGTGAAGAA GTAAATGACACCCATACCAGTTCAGAACTGTCACCTGGTTTTCTCCAATACGGAAAATTAGTTGATGGAACAAAGGAGGTCATTG GGCTCAAAGCAAAGGTACGGAATAGAACAGAGAATTCGACACTCTTTCTTCTTGCCAACCCATTtatcaaagtaaaaaaagattgCCCTGCGTATATCAGCAAATGTGAGGATTTCAGAGAATATCATCTGGCCTACGACATAACAGTG GGTGCCGATGAAAACGAGCGATACATCTTTGCCAAAATATTTACCGGCTGTTACTATTTTGTACTTAGAACTAAAAGTGGTAAAATTCGAAGTTCTGCACCCTACTTTCAAAATACAAGCTATCACTTCTACGATACAAggttgagaatatttttggGAGAGGACTACATGCCTGACAATATAATCGA GGAACCAAAACTGACGAATTTCATCCATGTACCAAATACGTGTTTCCGGCTACGAGCAAAATTATTTATGCTTGACCGACTTGAAAGAGCAAATGTAAATCCAAccgatgaaattgaagaaggCAGAATTTCTGCAACTCAAGATTGCACATTGATATCG ACTGGCTCCAATAATTGTACCATTTCACCTTTGACTACAAACGTCAGATTTGAAGCC AGTACCGAAGTCGATGAAAATGGCGATGGTTGGGAAGCTGTAATTACGTGGACACATTTGAAAAGAGGTGGTGCCTATTATTGTGTCAAGTTCACACAGTACAATGATACCTGTGACATGAAATATGCTGATTTGATGACATGGGTACCATCTGACAATATCATAACGTGCAATCTTg TTCATCATAACGAGTCGAACAATCACAATGGTAATGGGCCAGATGCCGATTGGGGGACGGATTGGAAGCTTATTCAGAACGTGTTTTTGGTATTAGTTGGTCTGGCTGTGATAGCAACATTGATCTATTGGATGTGGAAATATCGGGagctcattttctcagatcgAGTTCTATCGAATTTCAACCTTGGTGTGGATCATATCGAACCGGAAGACTACAGGCTACcatatgataaaaaagaatctaATCAAATTTTGTTAATCTATGCAAAGGAATCAGAGCCATTcatgaaaacaatgaaaattttcaaaaaccgttTGCAACAGGGATGTGGCTGCCAT GTTCACGACTTGTATTCGGTGGACGAATTTGATGAGATTGCAAAACTTGGCGGATCTGGATGGGTTGAAGATAGATTGAGAGATGGCTGCAAAGTGGTTTGGGTTGACACCCCGAAATTTAGATCCCAATCAAATAGGAACAAGATGAGTAAAGAAGACCAAACAAAGTATCCTGAGGAGGATGACTTTCGTGCTGCTATAATACCATATGCAATTACTATAGCAACGAGTCTTTTTCAAAATGCTACCACTCAATATCGCCGCCACTTTGTTGTTCG AATGACAGGCTTCGAAGTTGAAGATGGGCCCAATGATCCACTTTTAACGGTTTCACCGTACACTCGCTACTGGATACCTGTGCATTTTAGTCTACTGTGTCATGATTT aatCAGTCAAAGAAGTTAA
- the LOC105692341 gene encoding uncharacterized protein LOC105692341 isoform X1, translated as MCLFKKSITVICMCYTIVCVAGFICEEVRVNDTHTSSELSPGFLQYGKLVDGTKEVIGLKAKVRNRTENSTLFLLANPFIKVKKDCPAYISKCEDFREYHLAYDITVGADENERYIFAKIFTGCYYFVLRTKSGKIRSSAPYFQNTSYHFYDTRLRIFLGEDYMPDNIIEEPKLTNFIHVPNTCFRLRAKLFMLDRLERANVNPTDEIEEGRISATQDCTLISTGSNNCTISPLTTNVRFEASTEVDENGDGWEAVITWTHLKRGGAYYCVKFTQYNDTCDMKYADLMTWVPSDNIITCNLVHHNESNNHNGNGPDADWGTDWKLIQNVFLVLVGLAVIATLIYWMWKYRELIFSDRVLSNFNLGVDHIEPEDYRLPYDKKESNQILLIYAKESEPFMKTMKIFKNRLQQGCGCHVHDLYSVDEFDEIAKLGGSGWVEDRLRDGCKVVWVDTPKFRSQSNRNKMSKEDQTKYPEEDDFRAAIIPYAITIATSLFQNATTQYRRHFVVRMTGFEVEDGPNDPLLTVSPYTRYWIPVHFSLLCHDLISQRS; from the exons ATGTGTTTGTTCAAAAAAAGTATAACTGTCATATGCATGTGCTACACGATTGTTTGTGTAGCAGGTTTTATCTGTGAAGAAGTACGT GTAAATGACACCCATACCAGTTCAGAACTGTCACCTGGTTTTCTCCAATACGGAAAATTAGTTGATGGAACAAAGGAGGTCATTG GGCTCAAAGCAAAGGTACGGAATAGAACAGAGAATTCGACACTCTTTCTTCTTGCCAACCCATTtatcaaagtaaaaaaagattgCCCTGCGTATATCAGCAAATGTGAGGATTTCAGAGAATATCATCTGGCCTACGACATAACAGTG GGTGCCGATGAAAACGAGCGATACATCTTTGCCAAAATATTTACCGGCTGTTACTATTTTGTACTTAGAACTAAAAGTGGTAAAATTCGAAGTTCTGCACCCTACTTTCAAAATACAAGCTATCACTTCTACGATACAAggttgagaatatttttggGAGAGGACTACATGCCTGACAATATAATCGA GGAACCAAAACTGACGAATTTCATCCATGTACCAAATACGTGTTTCCGGCTACGAGCAAAATTATTTATGCTTGACCGACTTGAAAGAGCAAATGTAAATCCAAccgatgaaattgaagaaggCAGAATTTCTGCAACTCAAGATTGCACATTGATATCG ACTGGCTCCAATAATTGTACCATTTCACCTTTGACTACAAACGTCAGATTTGAAGCC AGTACCGAAGTCGATGAAAATGGCGATGGTTGGGAAGCTGTAATTACGTGGACACATTTGAAAAGAGGTGGTGCCTATTATTGTGTCAAGTTCACACAGTACAATGATACCTGTGACATGAAATATGCTGATTTGATGACATGGGTACCATCTGACAATATCATAACGTGCAATCTTg TTCATCATAACGAGTCGAACAATCACAATGGTAATGGGCCAGATGCCGATTGGGGGACGGATTGGAAGCTTATTCAGAACGTGTTTTTGGTATTAGTTGGTCTGGCTGTGATAGCAACATTGATCTATTGGATGTGGAAATATCGGGagctcattttctcagatcgAGTTCTATCGAATTTCAACCTTGGTGTGGATCATATCGAACCGGAAGACTACAGGCTACcatatgataaaaaagaatctaATCAAATTTTGTTAATCTATGCAAAGGAATCAGAGCCATTcatgaaaacaatgaaaattttcaaaaaccgttTGCAACAGGGATGTGGCTGCCAT GTTCACGACTTGTATTCGGTGGACGAATTTGATGAGATTGCAAAACTTGGCGGATCTGGATGGGTTGAAGATAGATTGAGAGATGGCTGCAAAGTGGTTTGGGTTGACACCCCGAAATTTAGATCCCAATCAAATAGGAACAAGATGAGTAAAGAAGACCAAACAAAGTATCCTGAGGAGGATGACTTTCGTGCTGCTATAATACCATATGCAATTACTATAGCAACGAGTCTTTTTCAAAATGCTACCACTCAATATCGCCGCCACTTTGTTGTTCG AATGACAGGCTTCGAAGTTGAAGATGGGCCCAATGATCCACTTTTAACGGTTTCACCGTACACTCGCTACTGGATACCTGTGCATTTTAGTCTACTGTGTCATGATTT aatCAGTCAAAGAAGTTAA